The following proteins come from a genomic window of Microtus ochrogaster isolate Prairie Vole_2 chromosome 7, MicOch1.0, whole genome shotgun sequence:
- the Slc9a3r2 gene encoding Na(+)/H(+) exchange regulatory cofactor NHE-RF2 isoform X1: protein MAAPESLRPRLCRLVRGEQGYGFHLHGEKGRRGQFIRRVEPGSPAEAAALRAGDRLVEVNGVNVEGETHHQVVQRIKAVEGQTRLLVVDKETDEELSRRQLTCTEEMAHRGLPPVHNPWEPKHDWARSGSLGSDTGQKDVNGPPRELRPRLCHLRKGPQGYGFNLHSDKSRPGQYIRSVDPGSPASHSGLRAQDRLIEVNGQNVEGLRHAEVVARIKAREDEARLLVVDPETDEHFKRLRVIPTEEHVEGPLPSPVTNGTSPAQLNGGSVCSSRSDLPGSERDNEDGNAWKRDPFQESGLHLSPTAAEAKEKARATRVNKRAPQMDWNRKREIFSNF from the exons ATGGCCGCGCCGGAGTCGCTGCGGCCCCGCCTGTGTCGCCTGGTACGCGGCGAGCAAGGCTACGGCTTCCACCTGCATGGCGAGAAGGGTCGCCGCGGCCAGTTCATCCGGCGCGTGGAGCCAGGCTCCCCAGCAGAGGCCGCCGCGCTGCGCGCCGGGGACCGCCTGGTTGAGGTCAACGGCGTCAACGTAGAGGGCGAGACGCATCACCAG GTGGTACAGAGGATCAAGGCTGTGGAGGGGCAGACTCGGCTGCTCGTGGTGGACAAGGAGACAGATGAGGAGCTCAGCAGGCGGCAGCTGACCTGCACCGAGGAGATGGCCCATCGAGGCCTTCCACCAGTCCACAACCCCTGGGAACCAAAGCACGACTGGGCACGCTCGGGCAGCCTTGGCTCTGACACTGGCCAGAAG GATGTCAATGGGCCCCCAagggagctgcgtccccggctcTGCCACTTGCGAAAGGGACCCCAGGGCTACGGGTTCAATCTGCATAGTGACAAGTCCCGCCCTGGTCAGTACATCCGCTCTGTGGACCCGGGCTCGCCTGCTTCCCACTCTGGCCTCCGTGCCCAGGACCGGCTCATTGAG GTGAATGGGCAGAATGTGGAGGGGCTGCGCCATGCTGAAGTTGTTGCCAGAATCAAGGCCCGGGAGGATGAGGCCCGGTTGCTGGTGGTAGATCCAGAGACTGATGAACACTTCAAGCGGTTGCGGGTCATACCCACTGAGGAGCATGTGGAAG GTCCACTGCCATCACCAGTCACAAACGGGACCAGTCCTGCCCAG CTCAACGGTGGCTCCGTGTGTTCATCCCGAAGTGACCTGCCAGGCTCAGAGAGGGACAATGAG GATGGCAATGCCTGGAAGCGAGACCCCTTCCAGGAGAGTGGCCTCCATCTGAGTCCCACAGCAGCTGAAGCCAAGGAGAAGGCTCGAGCTACCCGGGTCAACAAGCGGGCACCACAGATGGACTGGAACCGGAAGCGAGAGATCTTCAGCAACTTCTGA
- the Slc9a3r2 gene encoding Na(+)/H(+) exchange regulatory cofactor NHE-RF2 isoform X2, producing the protein MSPPIPREPGPQREVDKWGGRLGWSKSSGHSRLGHSLLAIPSSPLMARSRNTMLPASAPGAPPQNFHRGLVQDVNGPPRELRPRLCHLRKGPQGYGFNLHSDKSRPGQYIRSVDPGSPASHSGLRAQDRLIEVNGQNVEGLRHAEVVARIKAREDEARLLVVDPETDEHFKRLRVIPTEEHVEGPLPSPVTNGTSPAQLNGGSVCSSRSDLPGSERDNEDGNAWKRDPFQESGLHLSPTAAEAKEKARATRVNKRAPQMDWNRKREIFSNF; encoded by the exons ATGTCCCCACCCATCCCCAGGGAACCTGGGCCACAGCGGGAGGTAGATAAGTGGGGTGGCAGACTTGGCTGGTCCAAGAGCTCGGGCCACTCCAGGCTGGGTCACTCGCTGCTTGCCATTCCTAGCTCACCGCTCATGGCTCGCTCCAGGAATACCATgctgcctgcctcagccccagGAGCTCCTCCACAGAACTTCCATCGGGGGCTTGTTCAG GATGTCAATGGGCCCCCAagggagctgcgtccccggctcTGCCACTTGCGAAAGGGACCCCAGGGCTACGGGTTCAATCTGCATAGTGACAAGTCCCGCCCTGGTCAGTACATCCGCTCTGTGGACCCGGGCTCGCCTGCTTCCCACTCTGGCCTCCGTGCCCAGGACCGGCTCATTGAG GTGAATGGGCAGAATGTGGAGGGGCTGCGCCATGCTGAAGTTGTTGCCAGAATCAAGGCCCGGGAGGATGAGGCCCGGTTGCTGGTGGTAGATCCAGAGACTGATGAACACTTCAAGCGGTTGCGGGTCATACCCACTGAGGAGCATGTGGAAG GTCCACTGCCATCACCAGTCACAAACGGGACCAGTCCTGCCCAG CTCAACGGTGGCTCCGTGTGTTCATCCCGAAGTGACCTGCCAGGCTCAGAGAGGGACAATGAG GATGGCAATGCCTGGAAGCGAGACCCCTTCCAGGAGAGTGGCCTCCATCTGAGTCCCACAGCAGCTGAAGCCAAGGAGAAGGCTCGAGCTACCCGGGTCAACAAGCGGGCACCACAGATGGACTGGAACCGGAAGCGAGAGATCTTCAGCAACTTCTGA
- the Nthl1 gene encoding endonuclease III-like protein 1 isoform X7, which translates to MNTGIRMLTRSRSRAPRITAEGCGEELTPREAPAEGRKNHLTQKTRKLRVAYEASNSEKDEDAEPLKMPMWEPQNWQQQLANIRIMRSKKDAPVDQLGAEHCYDASAPPKVQRYQVLLSLMLSSQTKDQVTAGAMQRLRAQGLTVENILQMDDDMLGRLIYPVGFWRNKVKFIKQTTAILQQRYEGDIPASVAELVALPGVGPKMAHLAMAVAWGTVSGIAVDTHVHRIANRLRWTKKVTKTPEATRTALEEWLPRGLWSEINGLLVGFGQQICLPVHPQCQACLNRALCPAAQNL; encoded by the exons ATGAACACGGGGATTCGGATGCTGACTCGCAGTCGGAGCCGCGCGCCTAGGATCACGGCAGAAGGGTGTGGGGAGGAGCTCACGCCGCGAGAAGCTCCTGCAG aaggaagaaaaaaccaCCTGACACAGAAGACGCGGAAGCTACGTGTGGCCTATGAGGCTTCCAATAGTGAGAAGGATGAAGATGCTGAGCCCCTCAAAATGCCAATGTGGGAGCCCCAGAACTGGCAGCAGCAACTGGCCAACATCCGAATCATGAGAAGCAAGAAGGATGCACCTGTGGACCAGCTGGGCGCCGAGCACTGCTATGATGCCAGTGCCCCCCCAAAG GTGCAGAGGTACCAGGTACTCCTGTCACTGATGCTCTCCAGCCAGACCAAAGACCAGGTGACAGCGGGTGCCATGCAGCGCCTACGGGCCCAGGGCTTGACCGTGGAAAACATCCTGCAGATGGATGACGATATGCTGGGCAGGCTCATCTACCCTGTGGGCTTCTGGAGG AACAAGGTCAAGTTCATCAAGCAGACAACCGCCATCCTGCAGCAGCGCTATGAAGGGGACATCCCTGCGTCCGTGGCAGAGCTGGTAGCCTTGCCAGGTGTTGGACCCAAGATGGCACACTTGGCTATGGCTGTGGCCTGGGGGACCGTATCAGGCATAG CGgtggacacacatgtacacagaatcGCCAACCGACTGAGGTGGACCAAGAAGGTGACCAAGACCCCAGAGGCGACACGCACAGCCTTGGAGGAGTGGCTACCCAG GGGGCTGTGGAGTGAGATCAATGGATTGCTGGTGGGCTTCGGCCAACAGATTTGCCTTCCTGTCCATCCTCAATGCCAGGCCTGCCTCAACCGGGCCCTGTGTCCTGCTGCCCAGAACCTTTAA
- the Nthl1 gene encoding endonuclease III-like protein 1 isoform X2, whose product MNTGIRMLTRSRSRAPRITAEGCGEELTPREAPAAEGRKNHLTQKTRKLRVAYEASNSEKDEDAEPLKMPMWEPQNWQQQLANIRIMRSKKDAPVDQLGAEHCYDASAPPKVQRYQVLLSLMLSSQTKDQVTAGAMQRLRAQGLTVENILQMDDDMLGRLIYPVGFWRNKVKFIKQTTAILQQRYEGDIPASVAELVALPGVGPKMAHLAMAVAWGTVSGIGSMVPILFRGPGERGPGLLLRTGDRDRVQSSWQNALVHPALSPSSGGHTCTQNRQPTEVDQEGDQDPRGDTHSLGGVATQVQCSWMKLEEGAALPTSTLTCL is encoded by the exons ATGAACACGGGGATTCGGATGCTGACTCGCAGTCGGAGCCGCGCGCCTAGGATCACGGCAGAAGGGTGTGGGGAGGAGCTCACGCCGCGAGAAGCTCCTGCAG cagaaggaagaaaaaaccaCCTGACACAGAAGACGCGGAAGCTACGTGTGGCCTATGAGGCTTCCAATAGTGAGAAGGATGAAGATGCTGAGCCCCTCAAAATGCCAATGTGGGAGCCCCAGAACTGGCAGCAGCAACTGGCCAACATCCGAATCATGAGAAGCAAGAAGGATGCACCTGTGGACCAGCTGGGCGCCGAGCACTGCTATGATGCCAGTGCCCCCCCAAAG GTGCAGAGGTACCAGGTACTCCTGTCACTGATGCTCTCCAGCCAGACCAAAGACCAGGTGACAGCGGGTGCCATGCAGCGCCTACGGGCCCAGGGCTTGACCGTGGAAAACATCCTGCAGATGGATGACGATATGCTGGGCAGGCTCATCTACCCTGTGGGCTTCTGGAGG AACAAGGTCAAGTTCATCAAGCAGACAACCGCCATCCTGCAGCAGCGCTATGAAGGGGACATCCCTGCGTCCGTGGCAGAGCTGGTAGCCTTGCCAGGTGTTGGACCCAAGATGGCACACTTGGCTATGGCTGTGGCCTGGGGGACCGTATCAGGCATAG GCTCCATGGTTCCCATCTTGTTTAGAGGTCCAGGTGAGCGAGGCCCTGGGCTCTTGCTTAGGACTGGAGATAGGGACAGGGTACAGTCCAGCTGGCAGAATGCCCTTGTTCACCCTGCCCTGTCCCCAAGCAGCGgtggacacacatgtacacagaatcGCCAACCGACTGAGGTGGACCAAGAAGGTGACCAAGACCCCAGAGGCGACACGCACAGCCTTGGAGGAGTGGCTACCCAGGTACAGTGTAGCTGGATGAAGCTGGAGGAGGGAGCAGCCCTGCCGACTTCTACACTGACCTGCCTCTAA
- the Nthl1 gene encoding endonuclease III-like protein 1 isoform X5 yields the protein MNTGIRMLTRSRSRAPRITAEGCGEELTPREAPAAEGRKNHLTQKTRKLRVAYEASNSEKDEDAEPLKMPMWEPQNWQQQLANIRIMRSKKDAPVDQLGAEHCYDASAPPKQVQRYQVLLSLMLSSQTKDQVTAGAMQRLRAQGLTVENILQMDDDMLGRLIYPVGFWRNKVKFIKQTTAILQQRYEGDIPASVAELVALPGVGPKMAHLAMAVAWGTVSGIAVDTHVHRIANRLRWTKKVTKTPEATRTALEEWLPRGLWSEINGLLVGFGQQICLPVHPQCQACLNRALCPAAQNL from the exons ATGAACACGGGGATTCGGATGCTGACTCGCAGTCGGAGCCGCGCGCCTAGGATCACGGCAGAAGGGTGTGGGGAGGAGCTCACGCCGCGAGAAGCTCCTGCAG cagaaggaagaaaaaaccaCCTGACACAGAAGACGCGGAAGCTACGTGTGGCCTATGAGGCTTCCAATAGTGAGAAGGATGAAGATGCTGAGCCCCTCAAAATGCCAATGTGGGAGCCCCAGAACTGGCAGCAGCAACTGGCCAACATCCGAATCATGAGAAGCAAGAAGGATGCACCTGTGGACCAGCTGGGCGCCGAGCACTGCTATGATGCCAGTGCCCCCCCAAAG CAGGTGCAGAGGTACCAGGTACTCCTGTCACTGATGCTCTCCAGCCAGACCAAAGACCAGGTGACAGCGGGTGCCATGCAGCGCCTACGGGCCCAGGGCTTGACCGTGGAAAACATCCTGCAGATGGATGACGATATGCTGGGCAGGCTCATCTACCCTGTGGGCTTCTGGAGG AACAAGGTCAAGTTCATCAAGCAGACAACCGCCATCCTGCAGCAGCGCTATGAAGGGGACATCCCTGCGTCCGTGGCAGAGCTGGTAGCCTTGCCAGGTGTTGGACCCAAGATGGCACACTTGGCTATGGCTGTGGCCTGGGGGACCGTATCAGGCATAG CGgtggacacacatgtacacagaatcGCCAACCGACTGAGGTGGACCAAGAAGGTGACCAAGACCCCAGAGGCGACACGCACAGCCTTGGAGGAGTGGCTACCCAG GGGGCTGTGGAGTGAGATCAATGGATTGCTGGTGGGCTTCGGCCAACAGATTTGCCTTCCTGTCCATCCTCAATGCCAGGCCTGCCTCAACCGGGCCCTGTGTCCTGCTGCCCAGAACCTTTAA
- the Nthl1 gene encoding endonuclease III-like protein 1 isoform X1 gives MNTGIRMLTRSRSRAPRITAEGCGEELTPREAPAAEGRKNHLTQKTRKLRVAYEASNSEKDEDAEPLKMPMWEPQNWQQQLANIRIMRSKKDAPVDQLGAEHCYDASAPPKQVQRYQVLLSLMLSSQTKDQVTAGAMQRLRAQGLTVENILQMDDDMLGRLIYPVGFWRNKVKFIKQTTAILQQRYEGDIPASVAELVALPGVGPKMAHLAMAVAWGTVSGIGSMVPILFRGPGERGPGLLLRTGDRDRVQSSWQNALVHPALSPSSGGHTCTQNRQPTEVDQEGDQDPRGDTHSLGGVATQVQCSWMKLEEGAALPTSTLTCL, from the exons ATGAACACGGGGATTCGGATGCTGACTCGCAGTCGGAGCCGCGCGCCTAGGATCACGGCAGAAGGGTGTGGGGAGGAGCTCACGCCGCGAGAAGCTCCTGCAG cagaaggaagaaaaaaccaCCTGACACAGAAGACGCGGAAGCTACGTGTGGCCTATGAGGCTTCCAATAGTGAGAAGGATGAAGATGCTGAGCCCCTCAAAATGCCAATGTGGGAGCCCCAGAACTGGCAGCAGCAACTGGCCAACATCCGAATCATGAGAAGCAAGAAGGATGCACCTGTGGACCAGCTGGGCGCCGAGCACTGCTATGATGCCAGTGCCCCCCCAAAG CAGGTGCAGAGGTACCAGGTACTCCTGTCACTGATGCTCTCCAGCCAGACCAAAGACCAGGTGACAGCGGGTGCCATGCAGCGCCTACGGGCCCAGGGCTTGACCGTGGAAAACATCCTGCAGATGGATGACGATATGCTGGGCAGGCTCATCTACCCTGTGGGCTTCTGGAGG AACAAGGTCAAGTTCATCAAGCAGACAACCGCCATCCTGCAGCAGCGCTATGAAGGGGACATCCCTGCGTCCGTGGCAGAGCTGGTAGCCTTGCCAGGTGTTGGACCCAAGATGGCACACTTGGCTATGGCTGTGGCCTGGGGGACCGTATCAGGCATAG GCTCCATGGTTCCCATCTTGTTTAGAGGTCCAGGTGAGCGAGGCCCTGGGCTCTTGCTTAGGACTGGAGATAGGGACAGGGTACAGTCCAGCTGGCAGAATGCCCTTGTTCACCCTGCCCTGTCCCCAAGCAGCGgtggacacacatgtacacagaatcGCCAACCGACTGAGGTGGACCAAGAAGGTGACCAAGACCCCAGAGGCGACACGCACAGCCTTGGAGGAGTGGCTACCCAGGTACAGTGTAGCTGGATGAAGCTGGAGGAGGGAGCAGCCCTGCCGACTTCTACACTGACCTGCCTCTAA
- the Nthl1 gene encoding endonuclease III-like protein 1 isoform X4 yields the protein MNTGIRMLTRSRSRAPRITAEGCGEELTPREAPAAEGRKNHLTQKTRKLRVAYEASNSEKDEDAEPLKMPMWEPQNWQQQLANIRIMRSKKDAPVDQLGAEHCYDASAPPKQVQRYQVLLSLMLSSQTKDQVTAGAMQRLRAQGLTVENILQMDDDMLGRLIYPVGFWRNKVKFIKQTTAILQQRYEGDIPASVAELVALPGVGPKMAHLAMAVAWGTVSGIGSMVPILFRGPGERGPGLLLRTGDRDRVQSSWQNALVHPALSPSSGGHTCTQNRQPTEVDQEGDQDPRGDTHSLGGVATQGAVE from the exons ATGAACACGGGGATTCGGATGCTGACTCGCAGTCGGAGCCGCGCGCCTAGGATCACGGCAGAAGGGTGTGGGGAGGAGCTCACGCCGCGAGAAGCTCCTGCAG cagaaggaagaaaaaaccaCCTGACACAGAAGACGCGGAAGCTACGTGTGGCCTATGAGGCTTCCAATAGTGAGAAGGATGAAGATGCTGAGCCCCTCAAAATGCCAATGTGGGAGCCCCAGAACTGGCAGCAGCAACTGGCCAACATCCGAATCATGAGAAGCAAGAAGGATGCACCTGTGGACCAGCTGGGCGCCGAGCACTGCTATGATGCCAGTGCCCCCCCAAAG CAGGTGCAGAGGTACCAGGTACTCCTGTCACTGATGCTCTCCAGCCAGACCAAAGACCAGGTGACAGCGGGTGCCATGCAGCGCCTACGGGCCCAGGGCTTGACCGTGGAAAACATCCTGCAGATGGATGACGATATGCTGGGCAGGCTCATCTACCCTGTGGGCTTCTGGAGG AACAAGGTCAAGTTCATCAAGCAGACAACCGCCATCCTGCAGCAGCGCTATGAAGGGGACATCCCTGCGTCCGTGGCAGAGCTGGTAGCCTTGCCAGGTGTTGGACCCAAGATGGCACACTTGGCTATGGCTGTGGCCTGGGGGACCGTATCAGGCATAG GCTCCATGGTTCCCATCTTGTTTAGAGGTCCAGGTGAGCGAGGCCCTGGGCTCTTGCTTAGGACTGGAGATAGGGACAGGGTACAGTCCAGCTGGCAGAATGCCCTTGTTCACCCTGCCCTGTCCCCAAGCAGCGgtggacacacatgtacacagaatcGCCAACCGACTGAGGTGGACCAAGAAGGTGACCAAGACCCCAGAGGCGACACGCACAGCCTTGGAGGAGTGGCTACCCAG GGGGCTGTGGAGTGA
- the Nthl1 gene encoding endonuclease III-like protein 1 isoform X3: protein MNTGIRMLTRSRSRAPRITAEGCGEELTPREAPAEGRKNHLTQKTRKLRVAYEASNSEKDEDAEPLKMPMWEPQNWQQQLANIRIMRSKKDAPVDQLGAEHCYDASAPPKQVQRYQVLLSLMLSSQTKDQVTAGAMQRLRAQGLTVENILQMDDDMLGRLIYPVGFWRNKVKFIKQTTAILQQRYEGDIPASVAELVALPGVGPKMAHLAMAVAWGTVSGIGSMVPILFRGPGERGPGLLLRTGDRDRVQSSWQNALVHPALSPSSGGHTCTQNRQPTEVDQEGDQDPRGDTHSLGGVATQVQCSWMKLEEGAALPTSTLTCL, encoded by the exons ATGAACACGGGGATTCGGATGCTGACTCGCAGTCGGAGCCGCGCGCCTAGGATCACGGCAGAAGGGTGTGGGGAGGAGCTCACGCCGCGAGAAGCTCCTGCAG aaggaagaaaaaaccaCCTGACACAGAAGACGCGGAAGCTACGTGTGGCCTATGAGGCTTCCAATAGTGAGAAGGATGAAGATGCTGAGCCCCTCAAAATGCCAATGTGGGAGCCCCAGAACTGGCAGCAGCAACTGGCCAACATCCGAATCATGAGAAGCAAGAAGGATGCACCTGTGGACCAGCTGGGCGCCGAGCACTGCTATGATGCCAGTGCCCCCCCAAAG CAGGTGCAGAGGTACCAGGTACTCCTGTCACTGATGCTCTCCAGCCAGACCAAAGACCAGGTGACAGCGGGTGCCATGCAGCGCCTACGGGCCCAGGGCTTGACCGTGGAAAACATCCTGCAGATGGATGACGATATGCTGGGCAGGCTCATCTACCCTGTGGGCTTCTGGAGG AACAAGGTCAAGTTCATCAAGCAGACAACCGCCATCCTGCAGCAGCGCTATGAAGGGGACATCCCTGCGTCCGTGGCAGAGCTGGTAGCCTTGCCAGGTGTTGGACCCAAGATGGCACACTTGGCTATGGCTGTGGCCTGGGGGACCGTATCAGGCATAG GCTCCATGGTTCCCATCTTGTTTAGAGGTCCAGGTGAGCGAGGCCCTGGGCTCTTGCTTAGGACTGGAGATAGGGACAGGGTACAGTCCAGCTGGCAGAATGCCCTTGTTCACCCTGCCCTGTCCCCAAGCAGCGgtggacacacatgtacacagaatcGCCAACCGACTGAGGTGGACCAAGAAGGTGACCAAGACCCCAGAGGCGACACGCACAGCCTTGGAGGAGTGGCTACCCAGGTACAGTGTAGCTGGATGAAGCTGGAGGAGGGAGCAGCCCTGCCGACTTCTACACTGACCTGCCTCTAA
- the Nthl1 gene encoding endonuclease III-like protein 1 isoform X6, translated as MNTGIRMLTRSRSRAPRITAEGCGEELTPREAPAAEGRKNHLTQKTRKLRVAYEASNSEKDEDAEPLKMPMWEPQNWQQQLANIRIMRSKKDAPVDQLGAEHCYDASAPPKVQRYQVLLSLMLSSQTKDQVTAGAMQRLRAQGLTVENILQMDDDMLGRLIYPVGFWRNKVKFIKQTTAILQQRYEGDIPASVAELVALPGVGPKMAHLAMAVAWGTVSGIAVDTHVHRIANRLRWTKKVTKTPEATRTALEEWLPRGLWSEINGLLVGFGQQICLPVHPQCQACLNRALCPAAQNL; from the exons ATGAACACGGGGATTCGGATGCTGACTCGCAGTCGGAGCCGCGCGCCTAGGATCACGGCAGAAGGGTGTGGGGAGGAGCTCACGCCGCGAGAAGCTCCTGCAG cagaaggaagaaaaaaccaCCTGACACAGAAGACGCGGAAGCTACGTGTGGCCTATGAGGCTTCCAATAGTGAGAAGGATGAAGATGCTGAGCCCCTCAAAATGCCAATGTGGGAGCCCCAGAACTGGCAGCAGCAACTGGCCAACATCCGAATCATGAGAAGCAAGAAGGATGCACCTGTGGACCAGCTGGGCGCCGAGCACTGCTATGATGCCAGTGCCCCCCCAAAG GTGCAGAGGTACCAGGTACTCCTGTCACTGATGCTCTCCAGCCAGACCAAAGACCAGGTGACAGCGGGTGCCATGCAGCGCCTACGGGCCCAGGGCTTGACCGTGGAAAACATCCTGCAGATGGATGACGATATGCTGGGCAGGCTCATCTACCCTGTGGGCTTCTGGAGG AACAAGGTCAAGTTCATCAAGCAGACAACCGCCATCCTGCAGCAGCGCTATGAAGGGGACATCCCTGCGTCCGTGGCAGAGCTGGTAGCCTTGCCAGGTGTTGGACCCAAGATGGCACACTTGGCTATGGCTGTGGCCTGGGGGACCGTATCAGGCATAG CGgtggacacacatgtacacagaatcGCCAACCGACTGAGGTGGACCAAGAAGGTGACCAAGACCCCAGAGGCGACACGCACAGCCTTGGAGGAGTGGCTACCCAG GGGGCTGTGGAGTGAGATCAATGGATTGCTGGTGGGCTTCGGCCAACAGATTTGCCTTCCTGTCCATCCTCAATGCCAGGCCTGCCTCAACCGGGCCCTGTGTCCTGCTGCCCAGAACCTTTAA